A part of Pectinatus sottacetonis genomic DNA contains:
- a CDS encoding diaminopimelate decarboxylase family protein, translating to MSKKVFPVSQQQLEKIIEKYPTPFHIYDEKAIRLNMRRLFKAFAWAPGFREYYAVKALPNPRILQILREEGAGADCSSLPELILSEKAGITGERIMLTSNDTPADEFQKAIELGAIINLDDISHIEYLEQNAGLPKIMSFRYNPGSIVGGNDIIGKPEEAKYGLTRKQLFKAYKIMQQKGVGRFGLHTMVISNELNDNAFVATAKMMFKLAVDLKNQLGISLEFINLGGGIGIPYRPEEHEVNLEAVGQGIERVYKEILVPAGLDSTEIAFESGRAITGPYGYLVATVLHEKKTYKDYIGLDASMANLMRPGMYGAYHHIVVVGKEDKPCTKIYDITGSLCENCDKFAINRNLPEIQIGDRVVIFDTGAHGHSMGFNYNGKLRSAELLLREDGEVELIRRAETMTDYFATLTGFSGSIM from the coding sequence ATGTCAAAAAAAGTTTTTCCAGTATCACAACAGCAGCTTGAAAAAATTATAGAGAAATATCCGACGCCTTTTCATATATATGATGAAAAAGCTATTCGCCTGAATATGCGACGTCTATTTAAAGCTTTTGCATGGGCTCCGGGATTTCGCGAATATTATGCAGTTAAGGCTTTGCCGAATCCGCGTATTTTACAAATTCTTCGGGAAGAAGGGGCTGGGGCTGATTGTAGTTCACTGCCGGAATTGATCCTTTCAGAAAAAGCAGGAATAACAGGAGAGCGTATAATGCTTACATCAAATGATACACCGGCAGATGAATTTCAAAAGGCAATTGAGTTAGGAGCTATAATAAATCTTGATGATATTTCTCATATTGAATATTTAGAACAAAATGCTGGTCTGCCCAAGATAATGTCGTTTCGTTACAATCCTGGCTCAATAGTTGGAGGAAATGACATAATTGGGAAACCAGAAGAAGCCAAATATGGATTGACGCGTAAACAATTATTTAAAGCTTATAAAATTATGCAGCAAAAGGGTGTTGGACGTTTTGGCCTTCATACAATGGTTATATCCAATGAACTTAATGACAATGCATTTGTTGCTACAGCCAAAATGATGTTTAAACTTGCGGTAGACTTGAAAAATCAGCTGGGAATATCGCTGGAATTTATTAATTTGGGCGGAGGCATTGGCATTCCCTATCGTCCAGAAGAACATGAAGTTAACCTTGAGGCTGTGGGACAGGGGATCGAAAGAGTATATAAAGAAATATTGGTGCCGGCTGGTTTGGATAGTACAGAAATAGCTTTTGAATCCGGCAGGGCAATAACTGGACCTTATGGCTATCTGGTAGCAACTGTTCTGCATGAAAAGAAAACATATAAGGATTATATAGGGCTAGATGCTTCAATGGCTAATTTAATGCGTCCCGGAATGTATGGAGCTTACCATCATATTGTGGTAGTAGGGAAGGAAGATAAACCTTGCACGAAAATTTATGATATAACAGGTTCATTATGTGAAAACTGTGATAAATTTGCTATTAATCGCAATTTGCCAGAAATACAGATTGGTGACAGAGTAGTGATTTTTGATACAGGAGCACATGGACATTCTATGGGCTTTAATTATAATGGGAAACTACGCAGTGCTGAATTACTGTTGCGGGAAGATGGAGAAGTAGAGCTTATACGCCGTGCAGAAACGATGACGGATTATTTTGCAACATTGACTGGATTTTCAGGGAGTATAATGTAG
- a CDS encoding LCP family protein, translated as MDIGVLNMQKKKKTYLPIIILLLVFLVAAGCGAIFAGFLNTDHKTDKEKGMLVAADKATVMIMGVDSRHDDVGRSDTLMVATIDPKKNQAALLSIPRDTRVKIKNHGWDKINAAYAYGGHNLTRDTVEQFLGVPMDHYVVINMEAFEKIIDDIGGVDIDVEKRMYYNDPWDDNGGLHINFQPGMQHMDGKTAIEYVRYRDSEGDIGRIKRQQKFMKAVMDKVLSPAIIPRIPAIVAEVFHAVKTDMSIRQLLAFLGSLKEAQNNGLKTAMIPGTPMYINGISYWIPDIKKLRYALADTLDINMTPAMLSSMENTALEYKTSIPATAKELPRKNNEIGHIEDTSHNTKKYINKNSSIDNKKSLDKNSLHKTSNEFKEPSGADSTPSQGNNASVPVRGNQAIGKN; from the coding sequence ATGGATATTGGAGTATTAAACATGCAAAAAAAGAAAAAAACATATCTGCCGATAATAATTTTATTATTAGTATTCTTAGTAGCTGCCGGCTGTGGTGCAATATTTGCTGGTTTTCTCAATACGGACCATAAGACTGACAAAGAAAAAGGTATGCTCGTTGCTGCTGACAAAGCTACTGTCATGATAATGGGGGTAGATTCCCGTCATGATGATGTTGGCAGAAGTGATACCCTGATGGTAGCCACAATCGACCCAAAGAAAAATCAGGCAGCCCTTTTATCAATTCCCCGTGATACACGTGTTAAAATCAAAAATCATGGCTGGGATAAAATAAATGCCGCTTATGCTTATGGCGGACATAATTTGACTCGTGATACAGTGGAACAATTCTTAGGTGTTCCCATGGATCATTACGTTGTAATAAATATGGAAGCTTTTGAAAAAATCATTGATGATATCGGTGGCGTTGATATCGATGTAGAAAAACGTATGTACTATAATGATCCCTGGGATGATAACGGCGGTCTTCACATTAACTTCCAACCAGGAATGCAACATATGGATGGAAAAACTGCTATTGAATATGTACGTTATCGTGATTCAGAAGGAGATATAGGACGGATAAAAAGACAGCAAAAATTTATGAAGGCTGTAATGGATAAAGTTTTATCGCCTGCAATTATTCCCCGTATTCCAGCAATAGTAGCAGAAGTATTCCATGCCGTAAAAACAGACATGTCCATACGACAGTTATTAGCTTTCCTAGGTTCACTAAAGGAAGCACAAAACAATGGTTTAAAAACAGCCATGATTCCTGGTACTCCTATGTACATTAATGGAATAAGTTATTGGATACCTGATATCAAAAAATTGCGCTATGCTTTAGCAGATACTCTCGATATAAATATGACCCCTGCCATGCTTTCCTCTATGGAAAACACAGCTTTAGAATACAAAACTTCTATCCCGGCAACAGCCAAAGAACTTCCTAGAAAAAATAATGAAATAGGCCACATAGAAGATACTTCCCACAACACAAAAAAATATATCAATAAAAACAGTTCTATCGATAACAAAAAATCACTTGATAAAAATTCTCTCCATAAAACTTCAAATGAATTTAAAGAACCTTCTGGCGCAGATAGTACACCATCACAAGGAAATAATGCTAGTGTTCCTGTACGCGGGAATCAGGCAATTGGAAAAAATTGA
- the purB gene encoding adenylosuccinate lyase, giving the protein MIERYTNPEMGNIWTLQHEFQVMLDVEIAACEAMAELGQIPKEAAKNIRAKAKFDLPRVKEIEKVTNHDIIAFLTNVAEYVGDDSKYIHKGLTSSDVKDTALGIMMKKSADIIIEDIKKLRQVLLRRADEHRHTPCIGRTHGIHAEPMTLGLKFALWYSELGRDLKRIENARKNIAVGKLSGAVGTYSNIDPRIEEIVCKKLGLTPVPLATQVVQRDRHAEYMTMLAITASSLERFATEIRNWQRTDIREAEEYFSPGQKGSSAMPHKRNPITCERISGLARIVRGNALASMEDITLWHERDISHSSVERVILPDSTITVDYCLRKFTNIVDKLLIYPDAMMANMNKTGGLIYSQRIMLTIVNKGVLREDAYKWVQRNAMKRWMAGEDFRTNIEKDPDITKYLSKEEIDNCFDYKWFLRHVDMILSRFGI; this is encoded by the coding sequence ATGATTGAACGTTATACAAATCCTGAAATGGGTAATATATGGACATTACAACATGAATTCCAAGTCATGCTTGATGTAGAAATAGCTGCATGTGAAGCCATGGCTGAACTTGGACAGATTCCCAAAGAAGCTGCCAAAAATATTCGTGCTAAAGCAAAGTTTGATCTGCCCCGCGTCAAGGAAATTGAAAAAGTTACTAATCATGACATTATTGCTTTTCTGACTAATGTTGCTGAATATGTCGGTGATGATTCTAAATATATTCATAAAGGTCTCACTTCAAGTGATGTAAAAGATACAGCACTTGGTATTATGATGAAAAAATCAGCTGATATAATTATCGAAGATATCAAAAAATTACGTCAAGTTTTACTACGCCGTGCTGATGAACATCGGCATACACCGTGCATCGGCCGTACACATGGTATCCACGCAGAACCAATGACACTTGGTCTAAAATTTGCCCTGTGGTATTCAGAACTAGGTCGTGACTTAAAGCGTATTGAAAATGCCCGTAAAAATATAGCTGTCGGCAAATTATCCGGTGCAGTCGGAACGTACTCCAACATTGACCCGCGCATTGAGGAAATTGTCTGCAAAAAGTTGGGACTTACTCCTGTTCCCCTTGCTACCCAAGTTGTTCAGCGTGATCGTCATGCTGAATATATGACAATGCTCGCTATCACTGCCAGCTCTCTGGAAAGATTTGCCACTGAAATACGTAATTGGCAAAGAACTGATATTCGCGAAGCAGAAGAATATTTTAGTCCAGGTCAAAAAGGTTCCTCAGCTATGCCGCACAAACGTAATCCTATAACCTGTGAAAGAATTTCGGGACTCGCCCGCATTGTCCGTGGCAATGCTTTGGCATCTATGGAAGATATTACACTTTGGCACGAACGTGATATTTCTCATTCTTCTGTTGAACGAGTAATTTTACCAGATAGCACAATAACAGTAGATTATTGCTTACGTAAATTCACTAATATTGTTGATAAACTGCTTATTTACCCTGATGCGATGATGGCTAATATGAACAAAACCGGTGGTCTCATTTATAGTCAGCGTATCATGCTTACTATCGTAAATAAAGGGGTATTACGTGAAGATGCTTATAAATGGGTACAGCGAAACGCTATGAAACGCTGGATGGCAGGCGAAGACTTCCGTACAAATATAGAAAAAGACCCTGATATTACCAAGTATTTATCCAAAGAAGAAATTGACAACTGCTTCGATTATAAATGGTTTTTACGCCATGTTGATATGATACTAAGTCGTTTTGGCATCTAA
- a CDS encoding adenylosuccinate synthase, whose product MSTVVVTGTQWGDEGKGKIVDYLAEQSDIVVRYQGGSNAGHTVSVDGKEFKLRLMPSGILYKGKKCVIGDGVVFDPEVLLNEIASLKKEGIETADYLISNRAQVVMPYHRLMDGLEEDNRGNSKIGTTKRGIGPCYMDRDRRIGIRMCDLIDNELFADKLKTILDIKNHELEVLYNQPPLNYKKILEEYSVYAEKLRPFVIDTPSYLNKAIKNNKKILFEGAQATMLDIDYGTYPYVTASHPIAGGVCVGAGIGPRNIDTTVGVVKAYCTRVGEGPFPTEQLNDIGNQIRNVGHEFGTVTGRPRRTGWLDGCVVKYAGYLGSLDYLAITRLDILDHFDEIKMCVAYKYNDKIIDEMPANLRIFGKVTPVYETFKGWNSDTTNIRKYEDLPEQAKTYLKRLSEIAEVKIGFVSVGPNRNQTIVCAKNIF is encoded by the coding sequence ATGTCAACAGTTGTTGTTACAGGAACCCAATGGGGCGATGAGGGAAAAGGTAAAATAGTTGATTATCTTGCTGAACAATCAGATATAGTAGTCCGCTATCAAGGTGGTAGTAACGCCGGGCACACCGTAAGTGTCGATGGCAAGGAATTTAAACTGCGCCTTATGCCTTCTGGCATTTTATATAAAGGGAAAAAATGCGTTATCGGTGATGGTGTAGTTTTTGATCCAGAAGTTTTATTAAATGAAATAGCTTCATTAAAAAAAGAAGGGATTGAAACTGCCGATTATCTTATCTCTAACCGTGCTCAGGTTGTTATGCCTTATCACCGCCTGATGGATGGGCTAGAAGAAGACAATCGTGGTAATTCAAAAATTGGTACAACTAAACGCGGTATTGGTCCATGCTATATGGATCGTGACCGTCGTATTGGCATTAGAATGTGTGATTTAATTGACAATGAACTATTTGCTGATAAATTAAAAACCATACTTGATATAAAAAACCACGAACTTGAAGTACTCTATAACCAACCACCTTTAAACTATAAGAAAATTCTAGAAGAATATTCCGTTTATGCTGAAAAACTTCGTCCATTTGTAATTGATACACCATCTTATCTCAATAAGGCCATCAAAAATAATAAAAAGATCCTTTTTGAAGGAGCTCAAGCTACTATGCTTGACATTGACTATGGTACATATCCCTATGTCACTGCTTCTCACCCGATTGCTGGCGGCGTATGCGTCGGAGCAGGAATCGGCCCAAGAAACATAGATACTACTGTAGGTGTAGTAAAAGCATATTGTACCCGTGTTGGTGAAGGTCCTTTTCCTACTGAACAGCTAAATGATATAGGCAACCAAATACGAAATGTAGGCCATGAATTTGGCACTGTTACTGGCAGACCACGTCGTACTGGCTGGCTTGATGGCTGTGTGGTTAAATATGCTGGTTATTTAGGCAGTTTAGACTATCTTGCAATAACCCGTCTTGATATATTGGATCACTTTGATGAAATAAAAATGTGTGTTGCTTACAAATATAATGATAAAATAATTGATGAAATGCCTGCTAATTTACGTATTTTTGGCAAAGTGACACCTGTATATGAAACATTCAAGGGCTGGAATTCGGATACTACAAATATCAGAAAATATGAGGACCTCCCAGAACAGGCAAAAACATATTTAAAACGACTCTCCGAAATAGCTGAAGTAAAAATTGGTTTTGTTTCCGTCGGTCCAAACCGTAACCAGACCATCGTATGTGCAAAAAATATATTTTAA
- a CDS encoding YcxB family protein, giving the protein MIWHNPIFILFLFIGLLLILTFPGYILDGYPLYDAFRTAIGFIPGIALTIIIISAPYLIGRKIHKKTNPIIQIIFNDDYMIINNSHKITKVSYHNLKKIRENKKYFFLTTTETGNSIIYTIDKNSFTVGTALNFSVFLKNKLTF; this is encoded by the coding sequence ATGATATGGCATAATCCGATATTTATATTATTCCTATTTATCGGTCTGCTGCTTATTTTGACCTTCCCTGGATATATTCTTGATGGATACCCTCTTTATGACGCCTTTCGCACAGCCATCGGTTTTATCCCTGGAATTGCCCTGACAATAATAATAATATCTGCACCATACTTAATAGGCAGAAAAATCCACAAAAAAACCAATCCTATAATACAAATTATATTCAACGATGACTATATGATCATAAACAACTCGCACAAAATAACTAAAGTTTCTTACCATAATTTAAAAAAAATTAGGGAAAACAAAAAATATTTTTTTCTCACAACTACAGAAACAGGAAACTCTATAATTTATACCATAGACAAAAACTCATTTACAGTAGGAACTGCCCTAAATTTTTCTGTTTTTCTAAAAAATAAACTAACATTCTAA
- a CDS encoding YcxB family protein, producing the protein MNEKFITETHFTKKLCHDFVNYINLHRQIWLYIIILVIISLLEYKNSHSIERVLMFIGAMIIMYFISSFASTFILLKRNGKFLKLHFYEHNMFVETEKKREKISYDTIQKIVEQDKYFYLFFTQNRGAFIVEKAGFSKGNMNKFSDFIKNHLSQKH; encoded by the coding sequence ATGAATGAAAAATTTATTACGGAAACTCATTTCACTAAAAAGCTTTGCCACGATTTTGTCAATTATATTAATCTGCATCGACAAATATGGCTGTACATTATTATTTTAGTAATCATAAGCTTATTAGAATACAAAAACAGCCATTCTATAGAACGTGTATTAATGTTTATCGGTGCAATGATTATAATGTATTTTATCTCTAGTTTCGCAAGTACGTTTATTCTCTTAAAACGTAATGGCAAATTTTTAAAACTGCATTTTTACGAACATAATATGTTTGTTGAAACAGAAAAAAAGCGAGAAAAAATTTCCTATGATACTATACAAAAAATTGTCGAACAGGATAAATATTTTTACTTGTTTTTCACTCAAAATAGAGGTGCATTTATAGTCGAAAAAGCTGGATTTTCTAAGGGCAATATGAATAAATTTTCTGACTTTATAAAAAATCATCTATCGCAAAAACATTAA
- a CDS encoding beta-class carbonic anhydrase → MDIIKKVMSANDKFIKNNNPIPFDKLPKWHVAIVTCMDTRLVNFLEPAMGISRGDVKMIKTAGNVVSGGLNDVIKSLMVCVYELGVKEILVVGHCHCGMEKTTSSSLSEKMKIAHITPAFIKKIIPLLKNWADNFQQPQQNVIDSVNNIKNSPYLPGNIIVHGFIIDPDTGKLELLTNNNQG, encoded by the coding sequence ATGGATATCATAAAAAAAGTTATGTCTGCAAATGATAAATTTATAAAAAATAATAACCCTATTCCCTTTGACAAACTACCCAAATGGCATGTTGCTATCGTCACCTGTATGGATACACGTCTTGTTAATTTTTTGGAGCCTGCTATGGGAATATCACGTGGTGACGTAAAAATGATCAAAACTGCCGGCAATGTGGTAAGCGGTGGTTTAAACGATGTTATAAAAAGTCTTATGGTATGCGTTTATGAGCTTGGTGTAAAGGAAATTCTGGTTGTTGGCCACTGCCACTGCGGCATGGAAAAGACAACTTCTTCTAGTTTATCCGAAAAAATGAAAATCGCCCATATAACTCCTGCTTTTATAAAAAAAATTATCCCCCTATTAAAAAACTGGGCTGATAATTTTCAGCAGCCACAACAAAATGTAATTGATTCTGTTAATAATATAAAAAACTCCCCTTATCTGCCAGGTAATATTATAGTACACGGTTTTATTATAGACCCAGATACAGGAAAATTGGAACTACTCACAAACAACAATCAAGGTTAG
- a CDS encoding FAD-binding oxidoreductase, producing the protein MKPYKKIDENDLKNIAEFVSRDRILWKDEVNEEYSHDELSAGQYYPDIVVKAVSTEEISKLLKYANTNNIPVTPRGAGTGLVGAAVAVEQGIMLDTTLMNHFLELDDQNLTLTVEPGVLLMELADYVEKKGYLYAPDPGEKSATIGGNISTNAGGMRAVKFGVTRDFVRGLEVVLADGTVMTLGGKTVKDSSGYDLKDMVIGSEGTLAVITKAILKLLPLPKKNVSLLVPFPTLAQAIGAVPPIIKSKAVPTAIEFMEREVIMDAEEYLGRKFPDNQADAYLLLKFDGNTMEEIASYYDKVAQICLDEGAIDLLIADTDERAEAIWKARGAFLEAIKSSTTMMDEVDVVVPRSLVNTFVEYIHELQNEMGIRIKCFGHAGDGNLHAYILKDELSDEQWQKVLNMTMEKLYTKARALKGNVSGEHGIGYAKKAYLKESMNSKAVDLMQGIKKVFDPQNILNPHKVCQD; encoded by the coding sequence ATGAAACCCTATAAGAAGATAGATGAAAATGATTTAAAAAATATAGCAGAATTTGTCAGTAGAGATCGTATTTTATGGAAAGATGAAGTAAATGAGGAATACAGTCATGACGAATTGAGCGCCGGACAGTATTATCCTGATATTGTAGTCAAGGCAGTATCTACTGAAGAAATATCAAAGCTGCTTAAATATGCTAATACAAATAATATCCCAGTTACACCGCGTGGTGCAGGTACGGGACTTGTTGGGGCAGCAGTTGCGGTAGAACAAGGTATAATGCTTGACACGACCTTGATGAATCATTTTTTAGAATTGGATGATCAGAATCTTACGCTTACAGTTGAACCAGGTGTGCTTTTGATGGAACTAGCTGATTATGTTGAAAAAAAAGGATATCTATATGCACCGGATCCAGGTGAAAAATCGGCGACAATAGGCGGTAATATAAGTACCAACGCAGGTGGTATGCGTGCTGTTAAATTTGGTGTTACACGTGATTTTGTTAGAGGATTGGAAGTAGTTCTGGCAGATGGAACGGTTATGACTTTGGGAGGAAAGACTGTTAAGGACAGCTCAGGCTATGACCTTAAAGATATGGTTATAGGATCAGAAGGTACTCTGGCCGTAATTACAAAGGCCATTTTAAAGTTATTGCCTCTGCCGAAAAAAAATGTTAGTTTACTGGTTCCCTTTCCTACATTGGCACAGGCTATTGGTGCTGTTCCCCCAATAATAAAATCTAAAGCTGTACCAACTGCTATTGAATTTATGGAACGCGAAGTAATTATGGATGCTGAAGAATATTTAGGCCGTAAATTCCCAGATAATCAGGCTGATGCATATTTACTGCTTAAATTTGACGGCAATACTATGGAAGAGATAGCATCGTATTATGATAAGGTAGCACAGATTTGTCTTGATGAAGGCGCTATAGATTTATTAATAGCGGATACAGATGAGAGAGCTGAAGCAATATGGAAGGCTCGTGGAGCATTCCTTGAAGCAATAAAAAGTTCTACAACAATGATGGACGAAGTTGATGTTGTTGTTCCGCGTAGTTTGGTTAATACTTTCGTTGAATATATTCATGAATTGCAGAATGAAATGGGCATAAGAATAAAATGTTTTGGACATGCTGGTGATGGTAATCTGCATGCATATATTTTGAAAGATGAATTATCTGATGAGCAATGGCAGAAAGTATTAAATATGACTATGGAAAAATTATATACAAAAGCTCGTGCATTAAAGGGTAATGTATCTGGAGAACATGGAATCGGCTATGCAAAAAAAGCATATTTAAAAGAATCTATGAACAGTAAGGCAGTTGACCTTATGCAAGGCATAAAGAAGGTTTTTGATCCTCAGAATATATTAAATCCACATAAAGTTTGTCAAGACTGA
- a CDS encoding electron transfer flavoprotein subunit alpha: MAKLVIHQEKIEDAKQFIKICPFNAMQEKDGEVVITAACRMCRLCEKKGPKGVVEYVEDQVQPAIDKSKWRGITVYVDHVDGVIHPVTYELLGKARELAAKIKQPVYALFIGYNIEHAADELLHYGADKVYVCDKKQLEFFKIESYTSVFEQFINSVKPAAILVGATPVGRQLAPRVAARFNTGLTADCTILDIKESTDLVQIRPAFGGNIMAEIMTPNTRPQMATVRYKVMDAPERVDNAWGKIEKLDVDDKKLSSHIEVLGVTKKPKEKTIDNADVLVVAGRGIKKKDDIKMLEELANLLGGEVASTRPLVEIGWMDPKRQVGLSGRTVRPKLIITCGVSGAIQFVAGMNHAENIFAINIDPKASIFKTANYAITGDIYEVVPELINKIKMGGTIL; this comes from the coding sequence ATGGCTAAACTTGTTATACATCAAGAAAAAATAGAAGATGCCAAACAGTTTATAAAAATATGTCCTTTTAATGCTATGCAGGAAAAAGATGGAGAAGTTGTTATTACGGCAGCCTGCCGCATGTGTCGTTTATGTGAAAAAAAAGGACCAAAGGGTGTTGTAGAATACGTTGAAGATCAGGTGCAACCAGCGATAGATAAGAGTAAATGGCGCGGCATCACAGTCTATGTAGATCATGTTGATGGGGTGATTCACCCTGTAACATATGAATTACTTGGTAAGGCGCGTGAATTGGCAGCTAAGATTAAACAGCCTGTATATGCGCTGTTTATAGGTTATAATATCGAGCATGCAGCTGATGAACTATTGCATTATGGTGCTGACAAAGTATATGTATGTGATAAAAAACAATTGGAATTTTTTAAAATTGAATCGTATACTAGTGTGTTTGAACAATTTATTAATTCAGTAAAACCAGCAGCTATTCTAGTAGGAGCAACTCCTGTAGGACGTCAGCTGGCACCGCGTGTGGCTGCTCGATTTAATACGGGGCTTACGGCGGATTGTACGATACTTGATATAAAAGAAAGTACAGATTTAGTACAAATAAGACCGGCTTTTGGCGGTAATATTATGGCAGAAATAATGACACCTAACACACGTCCTCAAATGGCCACAGTGCGCTATAAGGTAATGGATGCACCTGAACGTGTTGACAATGCATGGGGCAAAATAGAAAAACTGGATGTTGATGATAAGAAACTATCCAGTCATATAGAAGTTTTGGGAGTGACAAAAAAACCCAAGGAAAAGACTATTGATAATGCAGATGTCCTTGTAGTTGCTGGCAGAGGGATAAAGAAAAAAGATGATATAAAAATGTTGGAAGAATTGGCAAATCTTTTAGGCGGTGAAGTTGCGTCAACACGTCCCTTGGTAGAAATTGGCTGGATGGATCCGAAACGTCAGGTAGGTTTAAGCGGTCGTACTGTGAGACCAAAACTTATAATAACATGCGGTGTATCAGGAGCAATTCAATTTGTTGCCGGGATGAATCATGCAGAAAATATTTTTGCGATAAATATTGATCCTAAAGCATCAATATTTAAAACAGCAAACTATGCTATAACCGGTGATATATACGAAGTTGTGCCAGAACTTATAAATAAAATAAAAATGGGGGGGACTATATTATGA
- a CDS encoding electron transfer flavoprotein subunit beta/FixA family protein, which translates to MKILVCIKQVPGTNKVEVDEKTGVLKRNGTDSKMNPYDLYALETGLRIKEKYGGTVSVITMGPPQAKAVIYEAFSMGADKGALITDRKFGGADVLATSRTLSQGIKKFGKFDIILCGLQTTDGDTAQVGPETAELLNIPSICNVKKIEKVADDNIIVDMDMPQDIERVKVYFPCLLTVQKDIYQPRLPSYRRKKQTEKNDIDIFTFSDMEEQDENKYGLSGSPTHVQRIFPPVSDKVQEHWTGTSEELSVKIYETLKNKKFIAG; encoded by the coding sequence ATGAAAATACTGGTGTGTATAAAGCAAGTTCCAGGTACGAATAAAGTTGAAGTAGATGAGAAAACAGGTGTATTGAAAAGAAATGGTACTGACAGCAAAATGAATCCGTATGATCTTTATGCGTTGGAAACAGGGCTGCGGATAAAAGAAAAATATGGTGGAACAGTTAGCGTAATTACCATGGGTCCGCCACAAGCTAAAGCGGTCATTTATGAAGCATTTTCTATGGGTGCAGATAAGGGCGCATTAATAACAGATCGTAAATTTGGCGGAGCTGATGTTTTGGCAACTAGCCGGACGCTGTCGCAGGGAATAAAAAAATTTGGTAAATTTGATATTATTTTGTGTGGTTTGCAGACAACTGATGGAGATACGGCGCAGGTAGGACCAGAAACAGCAGAATTACTGAATATTCCGAGTATTTGCAATGTAAAAAAAATAGAAAAAGTAGCAGATGATAATATAATCGTTGATATGGATATGCCACAGGATATTGAAAGAGTAAAAGTATATTTTCCTTGTTTGCTGACAGTACAAAAAGACATTTATCAGCCAAGACTACCTTCCTATCGGAGAAAGAAACAAACAGAAAAAAATGATATAGATATTTTTACCTTTAGTGATATGGAAGAACAAGATGAAAATAAATATGGTTTATCTGGTTCGCCTACACATGTACAGCGTATCTTTCCTCCAGTTAGTGATAAAGTACAGGAACACTGGACGGGAACATCGGAAGAATTATCAGTAAAAATATATGAAACATTAAAAAATAAGAAATTTATTGCAGGGTAA
- the crcB gene encoding fluoride efflux transporter CrcB: protein MLTKISCVMLGCAFGGGARFYISTILAQKYGTLFPYGTMTVNILGCFLIGMISTVLNERTLGISPYISLLLTVGFLGGLTTFSSFSYDTLTLVRIGNLTGALFNVAVNTIGGFSAALLGIFLIRFI from the coding sequence ATGCTGACTAAAATTTCATGTGTAATGTTAGGCTGTGCTTTTGGTGGAGGTGCGAGATTTTATATTTCCACTATATTAGCACAAAAATACGGAACGCTGTTTCCCTATGGAACAATGACGGTAAATATTTTAGGCTGTTTTTTAATTGGCATGATATCAACTGTGTTAAATGAGAGGACGTTGGGGATTTCACCATATATAAGTCTGCTTTTAACAGTAGGTTTTTTAGGAGGATTAACTACATTTTCATCATTTAGTTATGATACGTTAACATTGGTAAGAATAGGAAATTTGACAGGTGCATTATTTAATGTGGCTGTTAATACAATAGGCGGTTTTTCAGCGGCGCTATTGGGGATATTCTTGATAAGATTCATTTAG